The proteins below come from a single Vitis vinifera cultivar Pinot Noir 40024 chromosome 9, ASM3070453v1 genomic window:
- the LOC104880238 gene encoding disease resistance protein SUMM2 has protein sequence MDCLGSLLGIAPCLCDYAAKHSVYICDLEDNLEVLRNAMVELKNVSEDVKRRVDLEEQQQMRRRSEVDGWLQRVEEMENEVTEILQEGDEEIQKKCLGCCPRKCCLAYELGKIVIKKISEVTEQMNKGHFDAVADRMPPASVDELPMENTVGLDFMYEKVCGYLQDEQVEIIGLYGMGGVGKTTLLKKINNYFLTTNHNFVVIWVVVSKSASIEKVQEIIRNKLQIPDDKWKSRSSKDDKAMEIWKVLKTKKFVLLLDDIWERLDLLQMGVSLQDDQNKSKIIFTTRSEDLCHQMKAQKRIKVECLAPEEALALFQEEVGEESLNSHPDITRLAKVVAEECKGLPLALITIGRALASAKTLARWEQAIKELRNFPAKISGMKDELFHRLKFSYDSLQGDTIKSCFLYCSIFPEDCEISSNKLIELWIGEGFLAEAGDIYEARVLGRELIQVLKLACLLEPVETQEYCVKMHDVIRDMALWISSEFGREKNKVLVYDHAGLFEVQEVARWKEAQRLSLWNISFEEIKEVNETPIPCPNLQTFLIRKCKDLHEFPTGFFQFMPAMRVLDLSGASSITELPVEIYKLVSLEYLKLSHTKITKLLGDLKTLRRLRCLLLDNMYSLRKIPLEVISSLPSLQWFSQWFSIYSEHLPSAFAEAFAGDNVLFDGGRALLEKLESLDHMSDISINLYTCLSINILKGSHKLQRCIRRLCLKACEDLTSLELSSSSLRRMKHLESLFVKDCLQLEVVQIKVGKEGRQGSDHNFPNPSLEKWFHSLHEVCIWRCPKLLDLTWLMYAQSLEYLNVQNCESMVQLISSDDAFEGNLSLFSRLTSLFLINLPRLQSIYSLTLLLPSLETISVIDCMMLRRLPFDSNTAANCLKKIKGNQSWWDGLQWEDETIRQTFTKYFSRWQ, from the coding sequence ATGGATTGTCTGGGCTCACTCTTAGGAATTGCCCCCTGCTTGTGTGATTACGCTGCCAAGCATTCAGTTTACATCTGCGATCTGGAAGATAATCTTGAGGTATTGAGAAATGCAATGGTGGAACTGAAGAATGTAAGTGAAGATGTGAAGAGAAGGGTTGATCTTGAAGAGCAGCAACAGATGAGGCGTAGAAGTGAAGTAGATGGCTGGCTCCAAAGAGTAGAAGAAATGGAGAATGAAGTTACTGAAATTCTGCAAGAAGGTGATGAAGAAATCCAGAAGAAATGTCTGGGATGTTGTCCCAGGAAATGCTGTTTGGCATATGAGCTTGGAAAGATTGTGATAAAAAAGATCAGTGAGGTGACTGAACAAATGAACAAAGGGCATTTTGACGCTGTGGCAGACAGAATGCCTCCAGCTTCAGTGGATGAACTGCCAATGGAGAACACTGTGGGCTTAGATTTTATGTATGAGAAAGTCTGTGGCTACCTTCAAGATGAACAAGTAGAAATTATTGGACTATATGGAATGGGGGGTGTTGGAAAGACCACCCTcttaaagaaaatcaataattatttcctGACAACAAATCATAATTTTGTAGTGATATGGGTTGTTGTATCCAAGTCTGCAAGCATAGAAAAAGTTCAGGAAATAATTCGAAACAAGCTACAAATTCCAGATGACAAATGGAAAAGCAGAAGCAGCAAGGATGATAAAGCCATGGAAATATGGAAggttttgaaaacaaagaagTTTGTGTTGTTATTGGACGATATCTGGGAGCGTCTTGATCTCTTACAAATGGGGGTTTCTCTTCAAGATGATCAAAATAAGTCCAAGATAATATTCACAACCCGATCCGAGGATCTGTGCCACCAGATGAAAGCGCAGAAGAGGATCAAAGTGGAGTGCTTGGCACCAGAAGAAGCCCTGGCTTTATTCCAGGAGGAGGTGGGAGAAGAATCATTAAATTCTCATCCAGATATAACAAGGCTTGCCAAAGTTGTTGCTGAAGAGTGTAAAGGTTTGCCGCTTGCCCTTATTACCATCGGACGAGCTTTGGCTTCTGCAAAGACTCTCGCACGATGGGAGCAGGCCATAAAAGAACTGAGAAACTTCCCAGCCAAAATTTCAGGTATGAAAGATGAATTGTTTCACCGTTTGAAGTTCAGTTATGATAGTTTGCAAGGTGATACCATCAAATCTTGTTTCTTATATTGTTCAATATTCCCAGAGGACTGTGAAATTAGTAGTAATAAACTGATAGAACTTTGGATTGGGGAGGGGTTCTTAGCTGAAGCAGGGGACATATACGAAGCACGTGTTCTAGGACGTGAACTTATTCAAGTTTTAAAGCTTGCATGTCTGTTGGAGCCTGTAGAAACTCAGGAGTATTGTGTTAAGATGCATGATGTGATCCGTGATATGGCTTTATGGATAAGTTCCGAATTTGGAAGGGAGAAGAATAAAGTTTTGGTATATGATCATGCTGGCTTGTTTGAAGTACAAGAAGTTGCAAGATGGAAGGAAGCTCAGAGGTTGTCACTGTGGAATATAAGTTTCGAGGAAATCAAAGAAGTCAACGAAACCCCAATACCATGCCCCAATCTCCAAACTTTTCTCATAAGAAAATGCAAAGATCTGCATGAATTTCCAACTGGGTTTTTCCAATTCATGCCTGCCATGAGAGTTTTGGACTTGTCAGGAGCTAGTTCAATAACTGAATTGCCTGTTGAGATATACAAACTGGTCTCCTTGGAATATCTTAAACTGTCCCATACTAAAATAACCAAGTTGTTAGGCGATCTCAAGACTTTGAGAAGATTGAGGTGCTTGTTATTGGATAATATGTATTCACTCCGAAAAATTCCATTGGAAGTGATATCAAGCCTTCCATCATTGCAATGGTTCAGTCAATGGTTTAGCATCTACAGTGAGCATTTGCCTAGTGCGTTTGCAGAAGCATTTGCAGGAGATAATGTACTGTTTGATGGAGGTCGTGCCTTGTTGGAAAAGTTGGAAAGCTTGGAccacatgagtgatatatccatCAACCTATACACATGCCTCTCCATCAATATATTAAAGGGTTCCCACAAGTTACAGAGATGCATAAGGCGGCTATGCCTCAAAGCCTGCGAAGATTTAACCTCACTTGAGCTATCGTCTTCGTCTTTGAGAAGAATGAAGCACCTGGAAAGCCTTTTTGTGAAAGATTGTCTTCAACTGGAAGTTGTACAAATCAAAGTGGGAAAAGAGGGGAGGCAAGGATCTGACCATAACTTCCCCAACCCAAGCTTAGAAAAATGGTTCCACAGCCTACATGAAGTATGCATTTGGAGGTGTCCAAAATTGTTGGATTTGACATGGCTTATGTATGCTCAGAGCCTTGAATATCTCAATGTTCAGAACTGTGAATCCATGGTACAATTGATAAGCAGTGATGATGCATTTGAAGGAAATCTCAGCCTATTCTCAAGACTCACCTCACTGTTTTTGATCAACCTGCCAAGGCTACAGAGCATCTATTCACTGACCTTGCTCCTTCCATCACTGGAAACAATCTCTGTGATCGATTGTATGATGCTAAGGCGGCTCCCTTTCGATTCAAACACGGCAGCCAACtgtttaaagaaaatcaaagggAATCAAAGCTGGTGGGATGGCTTGCAGTGGGAGGATGAAACCATCAGGCAGACCTTCACCAAGTATTTTTCAAGATGGCAGTGA